A segment of the Capricornis sumatraensis isolate serow.1 chromosome 8, serow.2, whole genome shotgun sequence genome:
CCTCCCTGACTTCACatagtgaagaaggaaatggcaacccactccagtactcgtgcctggaaaatcccatggacggaggagcctggtaggctacagtccttggggtcgcaaagagtcggacacgactgagcgacttcactttcacaacagTTTAAGGGGAAAGTACTATAAGAATTAGTATTTAGAAGTATTATTAGAGTTTAGAAATTAAAAGTATTTAAGAATGTCAGTTTTCTTAGTTTTTAGTAAATGTAAAATCTGATAAAgccaaatcagttttttttttttttttaggaaaaaccCAATCAAGTGTCtgattttaaacatttgtttcataaatttccttccagaaACGTCGTTTTGTTGTGTTAATAATATAAAAGCAGTCACTTTCCTCTTGTTGCACGTTCACAAAGTGCCAAATACCGTGCTTAAGCGTGTGCTGCATGTGTTTCATTTAGTTCTTATAACAAACTTGGAGGAATTGTTGAAGAAAGTATGCAGACCTGTTACATTCTAAGACCTAGGCTCTTGGCCACTTGTACTTACTCACCTCATATCCTAAAAGAGGCAGGATAAAGCATTGAGGTTTAGGGTGCAGATTCTGGGGCCAGCCTgcctggatttgaaccctgggCCTGCAACTTAACAGCTTTTGACTTCTTCAAGGTAGTTAGCTAGCCCTTTTCTCTTCAACAGCAATAAAATGTACCTATTGGTAAGACATCATGACAATCAAATTATGAAATGTGACGCACTTGAACAGTATCTGGCATGTGGTTTGCAAGCAGTGGCAGTAACAGGGACTCGTCTTGAGTAAGCTATGCGTGTGACATGAGCACACAGACTCCTCTGGTAGGATGCTTCAGGGAGCAGGCACTGGGAGTATATTTTAACATGGTTCTTACCTTGGACTTTCCCATGGCCATCTTTGACCTTTCTATTTAGCATGGTGGCTTCATGAAAACAATCTCAATCACCTTGTATTTCGGCTACTGATTCATTAATTAATGCttattttatgtatcttttaGGACATTTCTGATTCATTTGCATCCTTGAAGAGCATCTAtagaagaggaagggaaagatggGTGTGAAAACATTTACTCATAGCTCCTCTTCCCACAGCCAGGAAATGCTTGGAAAGCTAAATATGCTTCGAAATGATGGACATTTTTGTGATATCACTATTCGTGTCCAGGACAAAATCTTCCGGGCACATAAGGTGGTACTAGCAGCTTGCAGTGATTTCTTTCGCACCAAACTTGTAGGCCAAGCAGAAGATGAGAACAAGAATGTGTTGGATTTGCATCATGTTACAGTGACTGGCTTTATACCCCTTTTAGAGTATGCGTACACAGCCACTCTGTCAATTAACACAGAAAATATCATTGATGTTCTAGCTGCAGCCAGCTACATGCAAATGTTCAGTGTTGCTAGCACCTGCTCAGAGTTCATGAAATCAAGCATTTTATGGAATACACCCAACAGCCAACCAGAAAAGGGTCTGGATGCTGGACAAGAAAATAACTCCAACTGCAATTTTACATCTCGAGATGGAAGCATTTCTCCAGTGTCTTCAGAGTGCAGTGTGGTAGAAAGAACCATCCCTGTCTGCCGAGAATCACGGAGAAAGCGCAAAAGCTACATTGTTATGTCTCCTGAAAGTCCTGTAAAGTGTAGCACACAAACAAGTTCTCCCCAGGTGTTGAATTCTTCAACTTCCTAttcagaaaatagaaatcaaCCAGTTGACTCTTCTCTAGCTTTTCCCTGGACTTTTCCTTTTGGAATTGATCGAAGGAATCAGCCTGATAAGGTTAAGCAAGCAGAAAATACCCGGACTTTAGAATTACCTGGCCCATCTGAGACAGGGAGAAGAATGACTGATTATGTGACTTGCGAGAGCACAAAAACTACCTTGCCTCTGGGTGCTGAGGAAGATGTCCGGGTCAAAGTGGAAAGGTTAAGTGACGAGGAGGTCCATGAGGAAGTATCCCAGCCTGTCAGTGCGTCTCAGAGTTCACTGAGTGATCAGCAGACAGTGCCAGGAAGTGAGCAAGTGCAAGAGGACCTTCTGATTAGTCCCCAGTCTTCCTCCATAGGTATTGTGTCTTCTGTGTTTTCCATGATGCTATAAAGTATGGGGAGGCATTTTTAAGGGCTTACTAGATAAGTTTTGTGCTGTATCCTATAGGAAATATTAAGAAGACTAAAACATGGTAACTGGGATTTTTTAGATGCTATCAGTCCTACCATATTTTTCAGTAAGTTACACATGAGTAGAAAGAAAGTAATTGAACAGTATCTGATGGGACACATATATTATGGCACAGTTCATGTACCAATGAATTGTGAATTACTTTCAGTACAGAAAGgaccagttttaaaaaatgaattagtgttttattctttattaaaattatttattaaaaacttaaCCATGTGCCAAACTTGGGGGGatatatgatgaaaaagacagtgCTTGCATCCGAGGAGTTAATGCTGTTAATTGAGAAAGCAGATGAGTAAGTCAGCAATTAAAACTAGGCTAGAGGTATAAACAGTGTGACAGGCTCACACAGGAAACTTCAAGTTAACGCTGCATGTTTTAGCTGGATGTTACGTAATAAGTAGGAGTTTACCCAAGCGAGGAAATAACATTCCTTTGAAAATGTATAGAAGCTCAGATGTGTGGAAGAACATTCACTGCATGTTTGATAAAGCAGTGAATTCAAAGCACAGTGATGTGAATAAAGCATGAAAACCTGCAAGTATAGAATATAatgggaaataagaaaaatgagtgGTTGAGAACATGTTTGAAAAGCCTCAAACACTAGTTTCAGTTAGGATTGCATTCAACTACATATGACAATCCCTTCAAAGTGGCTTAAaccaaataggatttttttttaaattattgcatAAAATGTTCAGAAATAGGAAGTCCAAGAGTAGTATAGTGGCTCTACAGTGACCTAGGCCCCTTGTATTTTTGCAGTCCACCATCTTTAGTTTGTCATCTGTCTATTTATTACTTCATGGTTATAGGTTTTTTGCTTCATCTTTAGCCTTGTCTTTTGGAAAGGGGTAATGCTTGTATGGAAAATGTTTCTAGAACTCTCAAAAAAACTTCTGTCAGATTATGTCACATGCATGGCCTTTCCTAGCTGCAAGATAatctggggctgctgctgctgctgctaagtcacttcagtcgtgtccgactctgtgtgaccccacagacggcagtccaccaggctcccccgtccctgggattctccaggcaagaatactggagtgggttgccatttccttctccagtagatgaaagtgaaaagcgaaagtaaagtcactcagttgtgtctgactcttagcaacctcatggactgcagcctaccaggctcctccatccatgggattttccaggcaagagtactggagtggagtgccattgccttctccgaatctggggctatatatatattagttgGGTATGTAACTGCCTCACAAAATTATAGATATTATCTGCAATTAGCAGTGTCTCCCACAGCTAGGCCAAGTAAGCTTGCGTTTTATCCTACTGGTAATAAGGAGTCTACCTTAAAtggaatgaaaaaatattttcagctatTTTAGGAAAATTTGATATTGGTCAAATTCATAGGGGGTTGGTTGGGGAGAAACAGTCCAAAAGCCAGATATAGTACAGTTGTCTTTGTGTGAAAGAAGATACCTGAAGTCATACTGTAAAGAAAATGGGTATGAAGAAACTTTGTAAAGGAAGAATCATTACTACCTGATGTTAATGAATATGTGGTTTGAGGAATAAGAAGGTCAGGGTTCGTGAATGACTAGAGAAAGAGATAACATTGTCATTGATTATAAGTCACAGTTTTTCACGTTTTATTATGTCTAAATTCAGATATGCTTTACAATTAATCTTTAcagttactttttctttcttaatggtGCAAAAAATAATGGTAATCATATACTTGATAGGAATCTGTTAAATACCATAACTACTATGAAAGTCACTGGGAGGAGGTAGAAGCCCAGTTTTAAGAGTTAACTAAACAAGGTCAATTCTTTGTGAACTGGGCTTGGGTGATGACCAGGCAACCTGCCTCAGAGCCCTTGAGGTCAGGACTGGAGGTGACCACTTTAGCACTTTTAGCAGTGACACATTGACTCTCAACAGAAAAATATGTTTGTAAGAGCCAGAACCAGAGAACTGCTCCTTGAGAAATAATCTGTAttcagggagagaaggaaagccaGCGGAGATGAGTGAAGAGGATTTCTCCACAAGGTTGGAGAACCAGGAAGGCCGTGTTGACGTTAAGTTCTTCTTGGATTCTGATGCACTACATGAGTTTCCCAGGGTTGCCACACCAGCCACCATAGATTTCAAACGGCAGAATTATATTCTCTCGCAGTTCAGAAGGCCGAAAATCTGAGCTTAGGTGCTGTCAGGTCTGCAGGGAAGGATCTTTCTTTGCTCCTTTCTAGCTGCTGACAGTCACTAACACTCCTGGTGGGCCTCCGAGTTTAGCTGcctctctccactttctgcccccATCCTTCTGGGCCTTCCTCCAGATCTCCCTCCTCAGGACACCAGTCACTGGATTATGGCCCACCCTACTACAGTATAATCTCTTCTAACTTGTGTATTAGTTGGGTATGAAGCCACCTCACAAAACTGTAGGAGAATGGATATTGTTTGCAACTACCAGTGTCTACCACAGCTAGGTAGAGGTGATCATAtactctgttgttgctgtttagttgctaagttgtgtctgactgtttgcgaccccatgaactgtagcccaccagattcctctgtgcatgggattctctaggcaagaatactggagtgggttgccgtttccttcacaCACTCTAGGTAATGGTAATTACCTAGGTCTCTGCAGAGAGCCTGTTTCCAAGTAAGAGTATATTTACTGGTATTGGAGGTTAGGGCATGAGTATGCGTTGGGGATGGGGAGGAATGCAGTTCTTCCCACAGTACCTATTAAAGATAATATTTCTAAAGTTGGGTCAAGATACTTTTGTACTTTCCAGATAACCACACATTGAATAATGTATTTGATGGCAGGAGATCCTAGCTATATGTCAGTATAACCCGGTTTTTGTTAAATTACTGACATCTTTAATCTTGAAAACACCTTTGTACCTTCTAAATAGTGAACTAATAGGTAATTATTAATACTATTAATTATCTGAGAACATAGGAACCAAATACTAATATAACTGAACATCTTGCTAACTAGCTATGTGAAATAGCCTTATTTTAACCAATCTCGAGTATACCTAATCAGTTCAGGCTTTGCCTTAATGTATTATTAACACAATTAAATAGAGGAGTTAGGACCATAAGTACAATAAGCCTTTCCATTATCTAAGAATAATTTCCAATATATACTATTACAAATGTAGATTCTATTACAAATCAGACATATGGAAGAACTCTGATCTGAATATATGTAATCAAATAATCCAAACGAGTTGTCTTTTCTTTACCTTCAGAGCAAACTCACTAATTACTCTCAGCTACCCCTGTTAACTCCAAATGTATACACTAAACACCTTACAGAAAAGTGAAATTCAATGAAATTTGTTTAAGTGAGGACTCTAGACTCTAAAATCTCCCATTAAAAGAGAAGTGATTGTTACGAGGGTCAGTTAAGATGTTGAGAAATAGTTTGACAGTTTCTCGGTAGCAGTAGTGAATAGATAAATTTGTTGAGGTGAGCAGTTAGAATGATGGAGGAGTTTGCAACACTGAGCATATATGCAGTATGGGGAAATGATTAAAAGTTCAGGACTTGGAGTCAGGCAGGTCTAGAATCTGCTCTCAGTTTCTGCCACTTACTAGAtgtgtgactttgaacaagtcaCTGAGCCTCACTACGTTTCCATAACCATAAAGTAATGATAGTATTAACTCTCTGTTGTATGTCAGTGCTCTCCAGCAAGACTACCAGGAATACACCTGTAGTTGAACATATTGAGATGGTGGTTTGAATGTCTGAAAATCCCTAACAATTAGCTAACTATACAAGATACGTTAGTGTGCAGCAAGCTTGGGTAAACCCTGTGTCACATAGAAATAGTGTTCTAGTAGTGGGCATATTGAAAGTGTAAGAACTGCTCACCGCAGCAGGAGTGAGGCAGTTTCGGTCCCTTAAAATTGACAGTTTCTTTGAACGAATGGAGTTAAACAATTCCTGCAAGTCAGACTCAAGTGTCTCTGAAGAGAACCAACTGGCTATCATAATTGAGATGGTCCCAGGATTCTGGTCTTTCTGACTGAATAGGTCTTGCTGTTAGGATTGTAATTGCAGGAGAAGCATGTTGATTTGAGGTCAGGTCCATTTCTCTGTGGCTGAAGGCTGGAATATGATACATAATGTTGCCTATAAAAGGGAATCTACCTTCTGCGGTGCTTGCTTAAAAGAACAGTTATTAAATTTTTGTCAGCAGGGTCAGATGGAGGTTAATAGATCCAAAATCTGTCAAATTCATATTAGTAACTGTTCTGGGGTGGGGGTACAAGAAGTTTTTTCTTAAGTGGCAGAAGAAGATCTTAGGGGATCAGAAACTAgaggatgaagatgaaagagcaTATTGGCTTTTATAGGAATGATAAATAGTAAAGAGAGGAGTACTAAAGAGTCAGAAAATTAATATGATTTTGCCATCTTGGGTAGGAGCTGTCCACTTTTGAGGTCATTATCTTCTGGAGAATTCCTTAGAGGGAATGGATGTATAGGAATCAGAAGGATGTGATGTCTTTCAAGTTAGAAACTATGAATCCAGTGAATGTCACCTCGAACTGTTACTGCTGAACCAGTGGTTAACATCCGATCAGTTCCTTTCTGTAGATACCAGTGAAAAGTTTTCTCTGGTGGCATCTTTTCCAGAAGACCAAAACTCCAGACTTTAAAGCATTCAGAGGCTCTTCTGTGTTTGTGATAAACCTGGAGTATCATTGTAGTATTTAATTGTATCAGTTGGTAATCAGGTAGAACCTAAGATTTAAACCAGAATTCCCACCTGAAAAAGGAACATTCTGTTATCACATAAGGGGTCACCTTGTGGATCTTAGAATGATTTATCTTATTGCCATCAAGACTCTTGGCAGTACTTAGGACTGTGGAAGTTTGAGGGTTTTTAAGTGCTTTGATAAATATAGTTTTAGAATTCCATTTGTTCTCTTAACGTTTGTGGATGATGGGGATATTGGAgagtctgtgtttttaaaaggtcATGCTTATGGGGTGTTTTAAAAGCAACATCAGTGTGATGTGTGGTCCTATCACTTGAGAAATAGTTGCTATTTCCTAGTCAGGAATACAGAATCTGCTCATTTTTCTTCTGCCATTATAACATAGCTCTTCAGCGTGAGGAAGCCTCAGTCTACCTTAAAAGTAAACAAACTGATAGCTCATTTGAAGGTGTTTAAAAGTGTACCTCAGTGCTTGGTTTTTGTCCTTGTCTTAACCAAGGTTGTGTCATTGCCAGGAGGACCATACATCAGCAGCATCCATGGGGATACCTCTTGAAGTCCCTGCTCCAGTGTTGGTACAGTGTTGGTGTATCACAAATGAACGATCTTGTTCATGCCTGAAGCTCCCCACAAAACGGCTGCTTCCAACTCCAAATTGTCCTTGGTGAAATTGAGTCAGCTGAGAGATAAGTGTAACATGTTAGTTACAGAGAAAGCATGGAGGAAGCAGATGTTTGGCCAGAGAGAGATGCAATTTCAGATTGAGACACCTC
Coding sequences within it:
- the ZBTB44 gene encoding zinc finger and BTB domain-containing protein 44 isoform X2, with product MGVKTFTHSSSSHSQEMLGKLNMLRNDGHFCDITIRVQDKIFRAHKVVLAACSDFFRTKLVGQAEDENKNVLDLHHVTVTGFIPLLEYAYTATLSINTENIIDVLAAASYMQMFSVASTCSEFMKSSILWNTPNSQPEKGLDAGQENNSNCNFTSRDGSISPVSSECSVVERTIPVCRESRRKRKSYIVMSPESPVKCSTQTSSPQVLNSSTSYSENRNQPVDSSLAFPWTFPFGIDRRNQPDKVKQAENTRTLELPGPSETGRRMTDYVTCESTKTTLPLGAEEDVRVKVERLSDEEVHEEVSQPVSASQSSLSDQQTVPGSEQVQEDLLISPQSSSIGSVDEGITEGLPTLQGTSSTNAHVDDDDRTERPSPNGPDRPFQCPTCGVRFTRIQNLKQHMLIHSGIKPFQCDRCGKKFTRAYSLKMHRLKHEGKRCFRCQICSATFTSFGEYKHHMRVSRHIIRKPRIYECKTCGAMFTNSGNLIVHLRSLNHEASELANYFQSSDFLVPDYLNQEQEETLVQYDLGEHSFESNSSVQMPVISQVSSTQNCESTFPLGSLGLTEKEEEMPEQPKTSACTEATRDDPPKSELSSITIE
- the ZBTB44 gene encoding zinc finger and BTB domain-containing protein 44 isoform X3 — encoded protein: MGVKTFTHSSSSHSQEMLGKLNMLRNDGHFCDITIRVQDKIFRAHKVVLAACSDFFRTKLVGQAEDENKNVLDLHHVTVTGFIPLLEYAYTATLSINTENIIDVLAAASYMQMFSVASTCSEFMKSSILWNTPNSQPEKGLDAGQENNSNCNFTSRDGSISPVSSECSVVERTIPVCRESRRKRKSYIVMSPESPVKCSTQTSSPQVLNSSTSYSENRNQPVDSSLAFPWTFPFGIDRRNQPDKVKQAENTRTLELPGPSETGRRMTDYVTCESTKTTLPLGAEEDVRVKVERLSDEEVHEEVSQPVSASQSSLSDQQTVPGSEQVQEDLLISPQSSSIGSVDEGITEGLPTLQGTSSTNAHVDDDDRLENVQYPYQLYIAPSTSSTERPSPNGPDRPFQCPTCGVRFTRIQNLKQHMLIHSGIKPFQCDRCGKKFTRAYSLKMHRLKHEVIS
- the ZBTB44 gene encoding zinc finger and BTB domain-containing protein 44 isoform X1 — its product is MGVKTFTHSSSSHSQEMLGKLNMLRNDGHFCDITIRVQDKIFRAHKVVLAACSDFFRTKLVGQAEDENKNVLDLHHVTVTGFIPLLEYAYTATLSINTENIIDVLAAASYMQMFSVASTCSEFMKSSILWNTPNSQPEKGLDAGQENNSNCNFTSRDGSISPVSSECSVVERTIPVCRESRRKRKSYIVMSPESPVKCSTQTSSPQVLNSSTSYSENRNQPVDSSLAFPWTFPFGIDRRNQPDKVKQAENTRTLELPGPSETGRRMTDYVTCESTKTTLPLGAEEDVRVKVERLSDEEVHEEVSQPVSASQSSLSDQQTVPGSEQVQEDLLISPQSSSIGSVDEGITEGLPTLQGTSSTNAHVDDDDRLENVQYPYQLYIAPSTSSTERPSPNGPDRPFQCPTCGVRFTRIQNLKQHMLIHSGIKPFQCDRCGKKFTRAYSLKMHRLKHEGKRCFRCQICSATFTSFGEYKHHMRVSRHIIRKPRIYECKTCGAMFTNSGNLIVHLRSLNHEASELANYFQSSDFLVPDYLNQEQEETLVQYDLGEHSFESNSSVQMPVISQVSSTQNCESTFPLGSLGLTEKEEEMPEQPKTSACTEATRDDPPKSELSSITIE